The genomic DNA GCTGAAGCTTCTTATCAGATGATGACTGTACGAAAAAGGTAGGAAAATTAAGTTGTTCATTCATGTGCAGCATGCAGGTCTCTATCTGAATTTGGCTCCTAGAGCTATTTGCAGTTCATCCATTCATAATATTGtgtctatttttatcactttcccattttccctccctttttttctttttattatcttgcaactcttttttttttttgccattttagtTATTCCCGttgttttccatttcttttaGCTACGTTGTGACTCTTTGTTATCATatctctttttgtctttttttcatgtctataaATATTTTCGTAGTAACAGGCCAAACATCATACCAACTAAATGGTAAAAGTCTGTTAAAGTTATAGAAGTGTAATAACAGGTATTACTGAAACAAAGTGCTGAGGAGGACAAAGCAGAGGACCTGGGTTATGTTTTTAGATGAGAGGAGACACAAACactaagataaaataaaattttgatcttgatttttttaaatacttgttTTCAGTTTCGAGGACTTGATCCTGTACTTTGGGGTAATGCCTAAGACGGGGGAGACGGAGGTGACAGCTGGCTATTTCTTCATGCTCTGGTTTGAGTTTTCTGCCGACTTCAAGACCAGGTGGAAAAGGGAGAACAAGAATATCTCTAAAGAGAGGTAAGtaatagctgtgtgtgtgtatgtgtgtgtgtcaccctTTGTAAACAGGTTCACAAAAACCACCTCAAGGGGAATCACTAaattaaaaactaaagaaaTATAATCCTCTAATAAAGACCTTACCGATACCCTGTGTGGGAAAACAATGTGTTTGTCTTCACTTAATTATTGCAACATAAGAATGAAACATAACAATTATATCTAATATTAGAAAACTGTTATGAATCCTTTTAGCTCTTTATTAgtcttttttaacatttaaccaATCCAACATTAATCTGACACAAAAGGCAAATATCTCTCAGTGACATCAGTAAAGGTGATATTGTTTATATATTAGCTGGCATCAGTGTTTATCCAACGTATAGGTGCATCTGTAACTGCTGGCTTAAAGagtattttgcacatttctattTCTCTACTTTACGTTTTGCTGCATATTTATAGAATAGCTTGGCCTCATTGTGGTTCTCTGGAGTGTTTTCATTTACTAAATGCTTCACTTTGCAGGTTAAAAGAGGCTCAGCAGTCAGTGAAGAGGATTACCGGAGAGAAGAAGGTGGAGACGAGAAAGACCAACCCCAGCAGCCTGGTAAGACTGGAATCAGTTGATTTACTGAGGAAGCAAAAAGATTTGCCTTAGATGACATTTGTGGAATTAGGCCttaaatgtgaaaaacagaTCAACTCATACCAACTCAGGAATTCTCTTGCAAAGTTACTTTTTTAGCATTGCTGCTTTTATCGACTTAATAGAAAATCTTTTTGgaaatttcttcttttctcaGTCCAGTCTAAATTTGCTCCCAACAGAAAGAGCGACTGCGTCAGAAAGAAGCCAGCATATCTTCAActtaaagaaaccaaaaaaaattGTTTATATCCAAATCATTCTAACCACCGGATTATGTCCTCACAAAGCTGGATCCAACAGGATGTGAGCAAGGGTACCAAACATGCATGGTCCTTGAAAAatgtagtttatttatttacttgtatttacTTGTATTTGTTAAGTGGAAGATTTATATTATAACCATATTATAACTTGTCGTCTAACATATATTTaagttttaaatattaaaaaaaatcttctgtgCAATATTTAGACATAAGTAACAGCTTCAACTGTGTATAGACAGATACATTTTTGCATCAAATCTAAACTGTAAAATCAAATCTTTTACAATATTTTTCCACAAATAAAATCATTGCTCATAGAAAACTGTGATGCAATAGCTTGaatgcagttttatttacaaGTGCCATTACAATGAATGATACACAAATTATGCACAGCCATGAAATCAAGTGGCTTTTAGCAGTGCATGTATAAAAGTGTATGTCTCTAAAACCTTCAGCTCCATGTCCCACACAGTGGAAACAATGCAACCTCTGAAGTCATCTTATATTTTTGCACATCCATTagcttgttgggttttttttgtttgtttgtttgtttggacaAATTTTGTCACTGGACTGCCGCAAACCAGCCTGCACCTCAACGGTTCGCATTGGCCTAAAACTTCCTGTCTGCAAGTGCATGTGCCAACACATCCAAGTCTGTTTACACTCACAAAACTGCAAGCGGCGACTGATAATTGGCAGATGTTTGGTCATTGTGTGGTAAAGTTGTATTTGCAGGTCAAATTATCACCTTATACAGAACGTGACACATGAATCTCCCACTTAGCAGTGTGTACTGTCTTTTAGCAGATTTAGTGGTCAACTGTCTCTCCCCCCAAGCATGTTCCTCACTTTTCTATTCCAACTTATGCGCCTTTTAAGCAAAATAGACTCTCCCTTCTATATTTTTCACAGAAGACAATATTACTGGccagcatgttttagtttgtGGCTAATCCATATCGATAGTAGTGCAGCGGCACAGCTTTACGCGCTGGACTCGTTTCCTCTTAGTGCTGGGCGTCTGTCCCGGACAGAGGAGGGTGTATGTGACGGTGCTGAAGGCTTTGGGTTTGCAGGCCGAACAGGAGCGAAAGGCGTTTCCGTCCTGGTACTTGTTCCGCGGGATGTAAAAGGAGTTGCACTGTCCGTAGCAAAACCTGTTAATGATGGTGCGGCGAAGGCAGCCCTCCTCCTCTATGGTCTGCTTGAGCGGCTGTGTCTTACACCAGTCCAGCCGCAGGTATCTACGCTCAGTGACGTGCAGCGCTTCCTGGCTGGACTCCGGCACTTCGTATGTTGAGGTTACTGGCCCCGTTGCGCGAGAAATTAATCCAATAAGAGGGGGCTGTACACACGTCGACGATTCATTCGGGCTGTGTTTGTTTGGCTGTGGAAACGCGCTTTGAAAGCTCTGAGCTTTCGTATTATTCAGCGGGGTGAGTAGCAGTGCCAAAACGACTGCAAAGCTCTGCACTGAATGTGTCTGCATCGTTGAACCTGAAAGGAAAACGGAACAAAAGTTAAGTCCTCGATGGAAAGGAATTTACGCACAACTTTTACGCACACATAAAGCACCATAGAAGCAAGCAGTGGATAATTTTATACacaagttatatatatatattatacacaTTTCAGAACCAATATCTGTTAAGTGGAGTTAcctgtttttttggtttgtttgtttgttttttttaactcctAGCGTGAAAACAATTATCCAGTCAGCATGCGTGTCTTCTAGAGGTCCGCCGTCCTCAGTTGTGGTTTTATGGATTACACAGTGAGGAGATATCCAATTTTGAGTTTCTCCAGAACACGCCCCCAAACCCATATCCACTCCATCCTGCCTGTCTGTGAATGCAAATCAAAATCCTCTTCCAAACTTTGTTGATGCAGATAAACAGTTTATTTGATTTAACAGAACACAACCATTTAGACAAGATGAAGCAACCCAGTGAATAAATACTGAACATGCTATAGTGAAGTATTGCACCATCATCCTTTGAATGGCAAAGTAAGACTTTTACCAGAATTACTGGCAAGTATTTGATTGGAAATAGAAATACACTTCTTACACAAGACACCAAAGTAATTCGTCACATACAAAATGAATTTGTATTAATAAACCAATCTCTGTACATCCAAGAAAAACTTTGATATAACATTCGTTCAGatcaatatatatttatacaaaGTATTGTTATGATAGAGGGATAGATATACTGTACACTGTCAGATCAGTATTTACCAGcatatattctattattttggGGTTGATTTAGGGTTAATTCTCTGGCAATGTGGTAGTGTGTTACATCtcttaaaaataagaaaagaagcaaacagTTGGTATAAATGAACTGAGATCTCCTTTTCCCCCTATAAAGAGCCCAGATCTTCAGTGTTTTAATAAATACAGTATGACAGATATCATGGCAGGCTGATCTTTTTTCATTCCTATATCTCACTTGTGAGTATTTCTGCTAAGAGACAGAGTTGTTTCAGGGAAAACCTATTTTATTGCCAAGGCAAGATTTCAAACTACCAACCAAAAATAGCTTTtcaatctttaaaaaaagaaaagaacaaggtCCATTGTAATTGCTGTTTGCAAAGCTCTGAGATcaagaaataaacatttttttaaaaccaaaagACAACTTGACAGATCCCATGTTTTTGCAATACAATCAAACAAAGCatttacaaaacacacacaaagacccACTGACTGTTAACCAAAATGCTTAAATTATTAAAACCTTTTATCTGACAGTATGTTGTAATATTGCAGTGGGTATTGCAGGAGTTTAGGTTGTGGATTTGCTGGCAGCGGGGACAGAAGGTccgtcttcctcctcttcctctgagaAGTGAGGAACTGATTTTTTGGCAACGACATTGTCCAACCTCTGGCCCAATAAATATGGGTTGACACTCTGTGGACACAAGCATAAAACTGTTTGTACACAAACTTATAAACATGTCTATAAGTTGCATGCATCTGATTAAATTCAACAGAAATTCAAAGTGTGACTCTTGGCTTAACTCCCACCAGGGGTTAAACTCAGTGCAGAGTGCTCAGTTTTGTGATTTCTCAGACACAATCCCACACAGGAAAAGCAAAAAGACAACCAAGAAATAGTATACCCGTTTTCTTCTCTTTGGTCCACCCTTCAGTTTTTGGTACAAAAGTTCCTTgttctgaaaacaaaagaataaaaaagcagATTTCAGATCTAAAATCATGTATTCATTTGTTACGCTCAACAAATTGTTTGAATGCTCCTTTTAGGGAATAAAAACAGTGTTCTCAGTGGGTAACTTCCTCAGACCAGACATATCAGAGGACAAACTGGGAAATGGATCCATGCTAATTACAAGAAACTTTTATCTGATCTTTCAAATAACAGAAGTCTTGACTTTTTGTTTCTGCGGTTAGAAATGCAGCAGAACCCCAGAATCCACAAGTATGAGTACTGTTGCAATGTTGCCATCTCCGATGGCAAAAAATGGCTTATATAAGCCTCTTTTGGCAAACAGCTGACACTGATGGCCTTTTTCTGACCTTGGAAAATTGACATGAACCTCAAATGGTAAAAAAGCAAATATGGTCCAAATACCTCAAATTAATTAGAAGCCATGTTTGGCAGGTAAGATGATGCAGTTGGCAATCTGTAGTCTGTACTTTACCTTAAAGTGGCCCATGTGGTTAATAGTGAATAACACCCAAATATGTGAAGCAATATGGAAAAAGCTGACTGAGAATTCCAGCTGCGCACAAAGAAATGCCAAGTGATGATTCAATCAAGAGGGCTTTCCATTATTTCCAATCTTTGTTATTTTAACGTAACTGTCTGCAGTATCTACCAAAACTAAAACTgggaaaatatttgattttgcaAGTTTGCaccttacaaagaaatgaatagCTTCTCGTTTTTATGGTAGTTTGATTTTAATGCATCCAACCTGGCCCGTGGAGATGTGGATTGCGATCGATTAATGATTGCTTGAAAACCTCGAggggtttctctgtattgttgtaCCGTCttgaccttacaatataaagcaccttgaggcaactgttgttgtgatttgctcCTGATCATGATGACTCTGGTGTTCCAAATGCACATTTATTTGATCTCCTGCTGAAAAATATTTATGCAGTATTACTACTTTGTTGCTTTACTCTCTTTCATTTCATTATGAGGTAAATCTTTCTGTGTTCTGGACTTCTTCTGGCTATCAAATAATCTGAGACTCTGGGCAGTAGAATaaattaaaatcaataaatcaaaataaaccAAGTAATTAGTCCATAATTAAATTAATCGATTCCTGAGGTCCTGTTTTGTACTCACCCACTTTGCCAGGGCAGGGTAATCATGTTCTGGGTCAAACAGGTGCTGGTGTTTTTGAAACTCTCTGCTGAACTCAGCTGTGTCAGGAGCATTTTCCAAACATCCATCTGCTGCTGTGTATGCAATAAATAGGTAGCAGAGAGGGAGTCACTTTTTTCTGTTCATTAGGCAAGCCATGTGTGTTCTGGAAAAGGCTAGCAGTGAATCAGAAAGCGATTAATGCACTTATTTATGTCATTACTTCCTTAAAGGCCAAAAAGAAGATGGAAAAACTATGCATATTCTTAAAAACAGCATTAATAGCAACATTTTCCATTAGCCCCATAAAAGGCCTGTGTTGATTCTGCAGAAAtgagtgtttttttaaaaatactctgCACAGGGGAAGAATTCCTACCTGTCTTTCCCAGGGGACAGGGGTTTGGTGGGTCTGGGTAGCTGTGGTCATCACTGAAATCTTTGGGAACATTGTCCCCTGTGAGCTCTGCCACAATGTTGGGGATGTTTCCATAGGGGCCTAGATGCTGCAGTCCCTCATGGGCACCACCTGGTGGGCAAATCAGACACTACAGTCTCCACAAAATCATAAATGCAG from Maylandia zebra isolate NMK-2024a linkage group LG15, Mzebra_GT3a, whole genome shotgun sequence includes the following:
- the grem1a gene encoding gremlin-1a; amino-acid sequence: MQTHSVQSFAVVLALLLTPLNNTKAQSFQSAFPQPNKHSPNESSTCVQPPLIGLISRATGPVTSTYEVPESSQEALHVTERRYLRLDWCKTQPLKQTIEEEGCLRRTIINRFCYGQCNSFYIPRNKYQDGNAFRSCSACKPKAFSTVTYTLLCPGQTPSTKRKRVQRVKLCRCTTIDMD